Proteins from a genomic interval of Nostoc sp. TCL240-02:
- a CDS encoding PAS domain-containing protein, giving the protein MSQQQRTLLIVDDSSEDRELYRRYLLRDREYCYTFLEGTLGQQGLELFQQHQPDAILLDYRLPDIDGLEFLAKLQISTQQQCLPVIVVTGQGNEAIAVQAMKAGAQDYIVKEQITAQGLQIAINGAIETVRLRTQLQQRIERERVVAQITQQIHLSLNLDEILQATVAEVRQFLHTDRVLVFRLNPGGDGTVVAESVGSEWRSLLSSTIQDPFLAETYITSNQPQPVSYDPAFIKNNIESYYQGQVTAVSDIYDSSIDSCHGELLAQFQVKAHLVVPILQDNQFWGLLIAHHCTSPRLWQPLEIDLLKELATQVSIALRQAELYQQAQRELKERQQVEAELRQSDERLRLALSASRMGTWNWNIQTGKITWSDNLEALFGLEAGEFDGSFEMFVARLHPEDRDRVLVAVKRAIATGEDYDIEFRVVYPNGKIRWALSQGKVFYDQQGQPMQMAGIDLDITEPKRSAQVLRDSEERFRQLAENIEAVFWIKEVYENRVSYVSPAYQRLWGLNPEELYQGQQSWVDRIHPEDRESTQKAFHEKAVAGKFDEEYRIILPDGSIRWVRDRCFPLRNETGEIYRFAGIAEDISEQQAALRERKQAEQALRDSEERLQMALEGSGGGLWDWNIVTNEDYLSSRWLEMLGYEQGDLPGDFSAWERLIHPDDKVWVMERLNAHLHDDSVSYKFEYRMLTKSGEWKWIANHGKVVSRDQQGNALRMAGIHHDISERKQAELALRRSEERFRTSVENMLDCFGVYRAVRNEQGQIVNFVTEYVNSAACFNNQITYEQQIGQGLCELLPEHRESGLFDEYCQVVETGQPLIKDSLVYEDDYGQQRLVRAFDIRVAKCGDGFVATWRDTTTRQQTEEALRQSEEFKNRILDSSSDCIKVLSLDGRLLYMNTGGLCLMEIDDLNCYLNTEWLGFWEGSSRQQAEEALATTKTGEVSIFRGYCPTAKGTPKWWEVVVSPILDASGQLERILLISRDITDRKQAEIERDRLFKLEQAARAEAERANRIKDEFLAVLSHELRSPLNPILGWTKLLQTRKFSETKMAEALATIERNAKLQTQLIDDLLDLAKILRGKLSIDAAPVNLAFVIESAIDTVNTAALSKSIMLHSILPNIGQISGDSNRLQQIVWNLLSNAIKFTPKGGRVEIRLEQVDEQAHIIVRDTGKGISSDFLPYIFESFRQEDVSITRKYGGLGLGLAIVRQLVEAHGGTITADSPGEGLGATFTVQLPLLNIELEIKQIDELPQPGLELTGIRVLTVDDDPDARELLTVLLTEYGATVLTVTSAAEVLANLESFQPDVLVSDIGMPEVDGYSLIQQIRTLTPEKGGQIPAIALTAYARVDDSERAITSGYQRHVTKPLDPEELVQAVVALAQTK; this is encoded by the coding sequence ATGTCTCAGCAACAGCGCACCCTCTTAATTGTCGATGATTCCTCAGAAGATCGAGAACTATATCGGCGGTATTTGTTGCGCGATCGCGAATATTGTTACACTTTTCTAGAAGGAACTCTGGGACAGCAAGGGCTAGAACTTTTCCAGCAACACCAACCAGATGCCATTTTACTTGATTATCGACTGCCTGATATAGACGGACTGGAATTTCTGGCTAAATTGCAAATCTCAACCCAACAGCAGTGCCTACCTGTGATTGTTGTCACAGGGCAGGGCAATGAGGCGATCGCAGTTCAGGCGATGAAAGCCGGCGCACAAGATTATATTGTTAAAGAGCAAATTACCGCACAAGGGCTGCAAATAGCAATCAATGGGGCAATTGAAACAGTGCGGCTACGCACTCAACTGCAACAGCGTATTGAACGAGAGCGCGTAGTCGCGCAAATTACGCAACAAATTCACTTATCTCTGAATCTGGATGAAATTCTTCAGGCAACTGTAGCCGAGGTGCGGCAGTTTCTCCACACAGATCGCGTCCTGGTTTTTCGGTTAAATCCTGGTGGGGATGGGACAGTAGTGGCAGAATCGGTTGGGAGCGAGTGGCGATCGCTTCTTTCCTCTACTATCCAAGATCCCTTCCTAGCTGAGACCTACATCACCTCCAATCAACCGCAACCTGTCAGCTACGATCCCGCCTTTATCAAGAATAATATCGAAAGCTATTATCAGGGACAAGTAACAGCAGTATCGGATATTTATGACAGCAGTATTGACTCATGCCACGGTGAATTGTTGGCACAGTTTCAAGTCAAAGCTCATCTGGTTGTACCAATTCTGCAAGATAACCAGTTTTGGGGATTGCTGATTGCTCATCATTGTACCTCCCCGCGATTGTGGCAGCCCTTAGAGATTGACTTGCTCAAAGAATTGGCAACTCAGGTGAGTATCGCCTTACGACAGGCAGAACTGTATCAACAGGCACAACGTGAACTAAAGGAACGCCAACAGGTAGAAGCGGAACTGCGACAGAGTGATGAACGGCTGCGATTGGCACTGTCAGCCTCTCGGATGGGAACGTGGAACTGGAACATCCAAACGGGAAAAATTACCTGGTCGGATAATCTAGAAGCCTTATTTGGACTGGAAGCAGGAGAGTTCGACGGCTCATTCGAGATGTTTGTCGCACGGTTGCACCCTGAAGATCGCGATCGCGTTCTGGTAGCCGTAAAGCGTGCGATCGCCACCGGAGAAGACTATGACATTGAATTTCGGGTAGTATATCCCAACGGTAAGATTCGCTGGGCACTCAGCCAGGGCAAGGTTTTCTACGACCAACAGGGGCAACCAATGCAGATGGCGGGTATTGATTTAGATATCACCGAACCCAAACGATCAGCCCAGGTTCTGCGGGATAGTGAAGAACGTTTTCGGCAACTCGCAGAAAATATTGAGGCGGTATTTTGGATCAAAGAGGTGTACGAAAACCGAGTCAGCTATGTTAGTCCTGCATATCAAAGACTGTGGGGATTGAACCCAGAGGAATTGTATCAAGGACAACAATCATGGGTCGATCGGATTCACCCAGAGGATCGAGAATCAACTCAGAAAGCGTTTCATGAAAAAGCTGTTGCAGGTAAATTTGATGAGGAATACCGGATTATTTTACCCGATGGTAGTATACGCTGGGTTCGCGATCGCTGCTTTCCCCTTCGAAATGAAACCGGAGAGATTTATCGGTTTGCAGGTATTGCCGAAGACATCAGCGAACAGCAAGCTGCGCTACGCGAACGCAAACAGGCAGAGCAAGCCTTGCGAGACAGCGAAGAACGCCTGCAAATGGCACTGGAAGGTTCTGGTGGCGGTCTCTGGGATTGGAACATTGTTACCAATGAAGATTATTTAAGTTCCCGATGGCTGGAAATGCTGGGATATGAGCAAGGAGATTTACCTGGGGACTTTAGCGCTTGGGAGCGGCTGATTCATCCTGACGATAAAGTTTGGGTGATGGAACGGTTGAATGCTCATCTTCATGACGATTCGGTGTCTTACAAATTTGAATATCGAATGTTAACCAAGTCTGGGGAGTGGAAATGGATTGCCAACCACGGAAAAGTAGTTTCGCGCGATCAACAGGGCAATGCACTCCGTATGGCAGGCATCCATCATGATATCAGCGAGCGCAAACAGGCAGAACTTGCTCTGCGAAGGAGTGAAGAACGCTTCCGCACCTCAGTTGAAAATATGCTGGACTGCTTTGGGGTATACCGTGCTGTACGGAATGAGCAAGGACAGATTGTCAATTTTGTGACTGAATATGTTAATAGTGCAGCTTGTTTCAACAATCAAATAACTTATGAGCAGCAGATTGGACAAGGGTTGTGTGAATTACTACCAGAGCATCGTGAAAGTGGATTGTTTGATGAATACTGCCAGGTAGTAGAAACAGGACAGCCGCTCATTAAAGACAGTTTAGTTTATGAAGATGATTACGGACAACAACGCTTAGTTAGAGCCTTTGATATCCGCGTGGCTAAATGTGGAGATGGATTTGTTGCCACTTGGCGAGATACCACTACTCGCCAACAAACTGAAGAAGCCTTGCGCCAGAGTGAAGAATTTAAAAACCGCATTTTAGACAGCAGTTCTGATTGCATCAAGGTATTAAGCCTTGATGGACGGCTGCTGTACATGAATACAGGTGGACTGTGTTTGATGGAAATTGATGACTTAAATTGCTATCTCAATACTGAATGGCTCGGTTTCTGGGAAGGCAGTTCTCGGCAACAGGCAGAGGAGGCACTCGCTACCACTAAAACAGGCGAAGTCAGTATTTTTCGCGGATACTGCCCAACTGCAAAAGGCACTCCGAAATGGTGGGAAGTGGTCGTTAGCCCGATTCTGGATGCTTCCGGGCAACTAGAACGAATCTTGTTGATTTCACGAGACATCACTGATCGCAAACAAGCTGAAATCGAACGTGATCGCTTATTCAAATTAGAGCAAGCAGCTAGAGCCGAAGCCGAACGCGCTAATCGGATCAAAGATGAGTTTCTGGCCGTTCTCTCCCACGAGTTGCGATCGCCTCTTAACCCAATTCTCGGCTGGACAAAACTGCTACAAACCCGCAAATTTAGTGAAACCAAAATGGCTGAAGCTTTAGCCACTATAGAACGCAACGCGAAACTGCAAACTCAACTGATTGATGACTTGCTCGATCTAGCTAAGATTCTGCGCGGCAAACTTAGCATAGATGCGGCTCCTGTGAATTTGGCATTTGTGATTGAATCTGCGATCGACACAGTAAATACAGCAGCCCTTTCTAAATCAATTATGTTGCATTCAATACTGCCGAATATTGGGCAAATCTCTGGAGATTCCAACCGCCTTCAACAGATCGTTTGGAATTTACTTTCTAATGCGATCAAGTTTACCCCCAAGGGAGGACGGGTTGAAATCCGATTAGAGCAAGTAGATGAGCAGGCACACATTATCGTCCGTGACACTGGCAAAGGCATTAGCTCTGACTTTCTCCCGTATATTTTTGAGTCATTCCGTCAAGAAGATGTCTCAATTACTCGCAAGTATGGCGGGTTAGGATTGGGATTAGCGATCGTCCGGCAGTTAGTTGAGGCGCACGGCGGCACCATCACGGCTGATAGTCCTGGTGAAGGCTTGGGAGCCACCTTTACAGTCCAGTTGCCACTACTGAATATTGAATTGGAAATCAAGCAGATAGATGAATTGCCACAACCAGGACTCGAACTTACGGGGATTCGAGTTCTCACAGTTGATGATGATCCCGATGCTCGTGAACTACTAACAGTATTGCTTACTGAATACGGAGCTACAGTCCTAACTGTTACCTCTGCGGCAGAAGTGTTAGCAAATTTGGAGTCTTTTCAACCGGATGTGTTAGTCAGTGATATTGGGATGCCTGAAGTCGATGGTTATTCCCTGATTCAACAGATCCGAACTTTAACCCCCGAAAAAGGCGGACAAATTCCCGCGATCGCTTTGACTGCCTACGCCAGAGTTGATGATTCCGAGCGAGCCATAACTAGTGGCTATCAACGGCACGTTACTAAGCCCCTTGATCCAGAAGAGTTAGTTCAAGCTGTGGTAGCACTCGCACAGACGAAATGA
- a CDS encoding response regulator, producing the protein MDIQMPEMDGLEATRQIRGDRKTHSIPIIALTALVMPGDLEQCLEAGANNYLAKPVKLKQSHLFCNI; encoded by the coding sequence ATGGATATTCAAATGCCAGAAATGGATGGATTAGAAGCAACCCGTCAAATTCGTGGCGATCGCAAAACCCATTCCATTCCCATTATTGCCCTGACAGCTTTGGTTATGCCCGGAGATTTAGAACAGTGTCTAGAGGCAGGCGCAAACAACTACTTAGCCAAGCCTGTCAAACTCAAGCAATCGCATTTATTTTGTAATATATAG
- a CDS encoding WYL domain-containing protein yields the protein MSRKGQSITLSISEHDKAELEAIAREFGMMWGEEPNISKLIKAIAQRKLLIGNNNDWKEPRIRALHRCINALTDIGQIEQAQIIAHLLLERSELSLPLRGEIERFLENLPPSWRLEIDRYILREQPFQLSYQDATGRLLNFTVRHAKVAPHEKRQYLDCWCEETEGNFDIPELVHNWSLRLDRITDAAVTLISGEWRTNLDEIKVEMHLLANLAFAYQAKPEDDIHEWLPDKPKVRRVIRRVSSTFWFSREVMQYAPDCVVILPENVRDRLKQKLLTLCQLYDIETRP from the coding sequence ATGAGTCGAAAAGGTCAATCTATTACACTGTCGATATCAGAACATGATAAAGCCGAGCTAGAAGCGATCGCTCGTGAATTCGGTATGATGTGGGGAGAGGAGCCTAACATCTCGAAGTTAATTAAAGCGATCGCTCAACGTAAGTTACTCATTGGCAACAATAACGATTGGAAAGAACCACGCATCAGGGCATTACATAGATGTATCAATGCTTTGACAGATATCGGGCAAATTGAACAAGCCCAAATCATTGCACACTTACTTCTGGAACGCAGCGAACTATCATTACCGTTGCGAGGCGAAATTGAACGTTTCTTAGAGAATTTGCCCCCATCTTGGCGCTTAGAGATAGACCGCTACATCTTGCGAGAACAGCCCTTTCAGCTTTCCTATCAAGATGCAACTGGACGTTTATTAAACTTTACGGTTCGCCACGCCAAAGTAGCACCCCACGAAAAGCGACAATATCTTGATTGCTGGTGTGAGGAAACAGAAGGAAATTTTGATATCCCAGAACTGGTTCACAACTGGAGTTTACGATTAGACAGGATTACGGATGCGGCGGTGACTTTAATTTCCGGTGAGTGGCGTACTAATTTGGATGAGATAAAAGTAGAAATGCACTTATTAGCAAATTTGGCTTTTGCTTATCAAGCTAAACCAGAAGATGATATCCATGAATGGCTACCAGATAAACCAAAAGTTCGACGAGTGATTAGGCGAGTATCTAGTACATTTTGGTTTAGCCGCGAAGTCATGCAGTATGCGCCAGATTGTGTAGTGATATTACCTGAGAATGTGCGCGATCGCCTCAAACAAAAACTCCTCACCCTCTGCCAGTTATACGATATCGAAACCAGGCCTTAA
- the cas3 gene encoding type I-D CRISPR-associated helicase Cas3' — protein MSENYSINLKPVYSQTVPTPDGVKLPKDWSLSWHQVETLEALRDPNIDIVFNTAITGDGKSLAAFLLAMTDGVSTMATYPTNELARDQEKQVQKYKDEFQPKKNPQIYRLNAAILEDFIETNKLPTKQSGLTNLSNQAEILLTNPDIFYYIHDFRYLRRFKKDGKTKGENANKLFSKIDDNYNLFIFDEFHVFSSAQVASIFNAILLIKHTVPGKKFLFLSATPDDLLLDFCDKSGINYKEIDPAKKEKYCFSENGTQWRQISQPITLFFPQTLETNFSSSYDWIIENSESVILKFFQDYPGSKGAIILNSIAAVKKLVKHFKNIFKPLDLEVRENTGLTGETEKAESVAKADLLIGTSTIDVGVDFRINFLVFEGADAGNFIQRFGRIGRHKDFHPHPYHAYTLIPKFIVQTLFKPDSDCLQDGKTYDRVTFTQVIRSSYPFVNEFKQYPKRWGAIQSACVHQELRRLTHQYPDAEKNFKETIEKALDVNIWTKYGQINQCLQEKKKKVIDEARSFRGSSQLDCAIYDSTNPEEPENERFKIYNLPGILSNFKFEWMDRKEFIQQAEKSRVTTTRFQEALCCLKLTGYREVREDWKFYYSEDISEIAKSGKVQILKGLEIRQPHGSGINKISDAVSGRGLVCFLSDCDRTYLRAKLGLPIHFQAYSLADKYSSDDKKSPPYTIAFGKSALMLETLLWFRKPKKDDGWIC, from the coding sequence ATGTCCGAAAATTACAGCATAAATCTCAAACCTGTTTATTCCCAAACCGTCCCTACACCTGACGGGGTGAAATTACCTAAAGATTGGTCGCTTTCTTGGCATCAAGTGGAAACTTTGGAGGCATTGCGCGATCCAAATATTGATATAGTGTTCAACACTGCCATAACTGGGGATGGTAAAAGCTTGGCTGCTTTTCTTCTGGCTATGACAGATGGTGTATCCACAATGGCAACTTACCCGACTAACGAGTTAGCGAGAGATCAGGAAAAGCAAGTACAAAAATATAAGGACGAATTTCAACCAAAGAAAAACCCACAGATTTATCGTCTGAATGCAGCTATTCTGGAAGATTTTATCGAAACAAATAAATTACCAACTAAACAGTCTGGATTAACTAATCTTTCTAATCAAGCAGAAATTTTGCTGACTAATCCCGATATTTTTTACTATATTCACGATTTTCGCTATCTTAGGCGTTTTAAAAAAGATGGTAAAACCAAGGGAGAAAACGCCAATAAGCTATTCAGTAAAATAGATGATAACTACAATTTGTTTATATTTGACGAGTTTCATGTATTTTCCTCGGCTCAAGTTGCAAGTATCTTCAATGCAATATTGTTAATTAAGCATACCGTCCCCGGTAAGAAATTTTTGTTTTTATCGGCAACACCAGATGATTTATTGCTAGACTTTTGTGATAAATCTGGCATTAATTATAAAGAAATTGATCCAGCCAAAAAAGAAAAATATTGTTTTTCAGAAAATGGCACTCAATGGCGGCAGATTAGTCAACCAATAACCTTATTTTTTCCGCAAACACTAGAAACTAATTTTTCATCTAGTTATGATTGGATAATAGAAAATTCCGAATCAGTAATTTTAAAGTTTTTTCAAGATTATCCAGGCAGTAAAGGCGCAATTATTCTCAACTCAATTGCTGCGGTTAAGAAACTAGTTAAGCATTTTAAAAATATTTTTAAACCTTTAGACTTAGAGGTTAGAGAAAATACGGGTTTAACTGGTGAGACAGAAAAAGCTGAATCAGTTGCGAAAGCCGATTTACTTATAGGAACATCAACTATTGATGTAGGTGTGGATTTTAGAATTAATTTTTTGGTATTTGAAGGTGCTGATGCAGGTAATTTTATTCAACGCTTTGGCCGGATAGGCAGACATAAAGATTTTCACCCTCATCCTTATCATGCTTATACTTTGATTCCCAAATTTATTGTTCAAACATTATTCAAACCTGATTCAGACTGTTTGCAAGATGGCAAAACTTACGACCGAGTAACCTTTACACAAGTTATTCGTTCAAGTTACCCATTTGTGAATGAATTTAAGCAATACCCTAAACGCTGGGGTGCTATTCAATCAGCTTGTGTTCATCAAGAATTAAGACGACTGACTCATCAATATCCCGATGCAGAGAAAAATTTTAAAGAGACTATTGAAAAAGCACTTGATGTAAATATTTGGACAAAATATGGACAAATTAATCAATGTTTACAAGAAAAGAAAAAGAAAGTCATTGATGAAGCACGAAGTTTTCGGGGAAGTAGTCAGTTAGATTGTGCAATTTATGATTCAACAAATCCAGAAGAACCAGAAAATGAACGTTTTAAAATTTATAACTTACCAGGTATTCTCAGCAACTTTAAGTTTGAATGGATGGATAGAAAGGAATTTATACAACAAGCTGAAAAATCTAGAGTTACAACCACTCGTTTTCAAGAAGCTTTATGCTGTTTAAAACTGACTGGCTACCGAGAAGTAAGAGAAGACTGGAAATTTTACTATTCAGAAGATATCAGCGAAATTGCCAAATCTGGTAAAGTACAGATTCTAAAAGGTTTAGAAATTCGCCAACCCCACGGTAGCGGAATTAATAAAATAAGTGATGCTGTATCAGGTAGGGGTTTAGTATGCTTTCTTTCAGATTGCGATCGCACTTACCTCAGAGCAAAGTTAGGTTTACCTATCCACTTTCAAGCATACTCCTTAGCAGATAAATATAGTAGCGACGATAAGAAGTCACCACCGTACACTATAGCATTTGGTAAATCTGCACTAATGCTGGAAACCTTACTTTGGTTTCGGAAGCCGAAAAAGGATGATGGCTGGATTTGTTAG
- a CDS encoding DUF433 domain-containing protein, translating into MLEDDLLTRISIDPNICFGKPCIRGHRIWVSLILDLLAGGESIESILEAYIGIEREDILACIAFAAKTIQDLYSDDGE; encoded by the coding sequence ATGCTTGAAGATGATTTGCTTACTCGAATTTCGATTGACCCAAACATTTGTTTTGGCAAACCCTGCATTCGCGGACATCGTATTTGGGTTTCTTTAATTTTAGATTTATTAGCTGGTGGAGAAAGTATTGAGAGCATTTTAGAGGCGTATATAGGTATAGAACGAGAAGATATTTTAGCGTGTATTGCATTTGCTGCTAAGACAATTCAAGATTTATATAGTGACGATGGAGAATAG
- the cas7d gene encoding type I-D CRISPR-associated protein Cas7/Csc2 — MKFLKTLDSKFFHDVIPAKPMGKYAHFITIRVTESYPLFQTDGELNKARVRAGIDSKEPISRLAMFKRKQSTPERLTGRELLRNYKIGDWEKCDYNVDFSKTTPDCILYGFAIGDSGSEKSKVVVDTAYSITPFDDSHLNFTLNAPFENGTMSHQGEVTSRINSQDHILPQVFFPSIVTLKDPTEAGFLYVFNNILRTRHYGAQTTRTGRVRNELVGVIFADGEIVSNLLWTQKIYDVMSNATPKQINPPDPLNEDEVLEAATQAITALMSQECISHTDFVGTSFIQLLSEVKSITSDETRLQEMLTQANAESSIYAQTWVLKSGKKDLKKDTKNNKKAVATTE, encoded by the coding sequence ATGAAATTCTTGAAAACACTCGATTCTAAATTTTTCCACGATGTAATTCCTGCTAAACCAATGGGCAAATATGCTCATTTTATTACTATTCGTGTTACAGAATCTTACCCTTTATTTCAGACAGATGGTGAACTCAATAAAGCTAGAGTACGTGCTGGAATTGACAGTAAAGAACCTATTAGTCGCTTGGCAATGTTTAAGCGCAAGCAGTCTACACCAGAACGTTTAACAGGTAGAGAATTATTACGTAACTACAAAATTGGTGACTGGGAAAAATGCGACTATAACGTAGATTTCAGCAAAACTACTCCTGATTGTATTCTCTACGGTTTTGCTATTGGTGATTCCGGTTCTGAGAAATCCAAAGTAGTTGTAGATACAGCGTACTCTATTACACCCTTTGATGATTCTCACCTTAATTTTACCCTCAATGCACCTTTTGAAAATGGGACGATGAGCCATCAAGGGGAAGTAACTAGCCGTATTAATAGTCAAGATCATATCTTACCTCAAGTCTTTTTCCCCAGTATTGTCACGCTGAAAGATCCCACTGAAGCCGGATTTCTCTACGTTTTCAATAATATTCTCAGGACACGCCATTACGGAGCGCAGACTACCCGCACTGGTAGAGTGCGTAATGAATTAGTTGGAGTCATTTTCGCCGATGGTGAGATTGTTAGTAATCTTCTCTGGACTCAAAAGATATATGACGTAATGAGTAATGCAACTCCAAAGCAAATTAATCCTCCTGATCCGCTCAATGAAGACGAGGTTTTAGAGGCGGCTACACAAGCAATTACTGCTCTAATGTCTCAAGAGTGCATTTCTCATACTGATTTTGTTGGTACATCCTTCATACAACTTTTGAGTGAAGTGAAGTCTATCACCAGTGATGAAACTCGATTGCAAGAAATGTTGACTCAAGCAAATGCTGAATCATCTATTTATGCTCAAACATGGGTTCTTAAATCAGGCAAGAAAGACCTTAAGAAAGATACCAAGAATAATAAGAAAGCTGTTGCTACAACGGAGTAA
- the cas5d gene encoding type I-D CRISPR-associated protein Cas5/Csc1 gives MVFIYRCKLELHDSLYFATREIGRLYETEPIIHNYALCYALGLVDSQIYSTTVAEEYSYRYFCPEQVPKYEEHLTPLNQQQIYVTPARSLNHSSILNTWKYANNNYHVEMEKTQKNIPSFGRAKEIAPESEFEFFVIYQKELKLPKWIRLGKWMSKAEVTVKQLPKPKIAEGIFTCTHPLNPLDVMFTNQVISYDVVNMPPVSLIQNVQMRGQYYQFDGIQSLKIPVRIEYRFRN, from the coding sequence ATGGTGTTTATTTACCGTTGTAAATTGGAGTTGCACGACAGCCTTTATTTTGCAACTCGTGAAATTGGGCGATTGTATGAAACAGAGCCTATAATTCATAATTACGCTCTTTGTTATGCGCTGGGTTTAGTTGATAGCCAAATCTACTCCACTACCGTTGCTGAAGAATATTCTTATCGCTATTTCTGCCCTGAACAAGTGCCAAAATATGAGGAGCATTTAACGCCACTCAATCAACAGCAGATTTATGTAACTCCGGCGCGATCGCTCAATCATTCTTCCATCCTTAACACCTGGAAGTATGCTAATAATAACTACCACGTTGAAATGGAGAAAACCCAGAAAAATATCCCTAGTTTTGGGAGAGCGAAAGAAATAGCACCAGAAAGTGAATTTGAGTTTTTTGTCATCTACCAAAAAGAACTCAAACTACCAAAGTGGATTCGCTTGGGTAAATGGATGAGCAAGGCTGAAGTAACGGTTAAACAATTACCGAAACCTAAAATTGCTGAAGGTATATTCACTTGCACACATCCATTAAATCCTTTAGATGTGATGTTTACTAATCAAGTGATTAGCTATGATGTTGTGAATATGCCTCCAGTTAGCTTAATTCAGAATGTTCAAATGCGAGGTCAATACTATCAATTTGATGGCATCCAAAGCTTAAAAATTCCAGTTCGGATAGAATATCGTTTTCGGAATTAA
- a CDS encoding 2OG-Fe(II) oxygenase translates to MKHYQQQTNAFPSDYLNNLWGEIQACPYFAINNLNRDFVATKGFSVVFQRSGLAKVEQQFPYFKPYLDLALQPSCNAFYLNPLQLKEGSRVDPHIDRSLRSYSKTIEPPAVVSVLYVRVPADMEGGELVLRSHKRQLGQIKPQFNTLVYFQGDLTHSVNAVKTPGNRLSLVCEQYSLSDAELQEIPEFTVESRITQSTTKKRKYAS, encoded by the coding sequence GTGAAACACTATCAACAACAAACCAACGCCTTCCCCAGCGATTATCTAAACAACTTGTGGGGAGAAATCCAAGCTTGTCCTTACTTTGCTATCAACAACCTCAACCGCGATTTTGTCGCCACTAAAGGGTTTTCTGTTGTATTTCAGCGTTCTGGATTAGCAAAAGTAGAACAGCAGTTTCCCTACTTCAAGCCTTACCTCGATTTAGCTCTCCAGCCGAGTTGTAATGCTTTTTACCTCAATCCTTTACAGCTAAAAGAAGGCTCCCGCGTCGATCCGCATATCGATCGCTCTTTGCGTTCCTACTCCAAAACCATTGAACCGCCTGCGGTTGTCAGCGTCCTTTATGTGCGCGTACCTGCGGATATGGAAGGGGGAGAACTGGTATTGCGATCGCACAAGCGCCAACTTGGGCAAATTAAGCCCCAATTCAATACTCTAGTTTATTTTCAAGGTGATTTAACCCATTCGGTTAACGCTGTCAAAACCCCAGGAAATCGCCTCAGTCTCGTTTGTGAACAGTATAGTTTGAGTGATGCTGAACTCCAGGAAATCCCTGAGTTCACTGTAGAGTCAAGAATCACTCAGTCTACAACCAAAAAGAGAAAGTATGCCTCATAG
- the cas6 gene encoding CRISPR-associated endoribonuclease Cas6, translating into MPHSLVLNLLPQSPIPPQYLTGRHLHALFLTLVSSVDKELGDLLHDSTADKAFTLSPLQINSPLLKGGRGGSKLQYSHQQPIPAGTPCWWRISLLDDTLFGKLTQLWLNLNPNRPWHLGPADLYITSIQGTPQSIQPWANASTYAQLYEEASERNSSINLTFSTPTAFRQGQYDTTLPTRESVFNSLLSRWNKYSGIEFTQIAIESIFPSFVNIHTEILADSRSKFIGIVGEVTYKILGAVEPIQIKQINALADFALYSGVGRKTTMGMGMTRRLYSP; encoded by the coding sequence ATGCCTCATAGTTTAGTGTTGAATTTGCTACCTCAATCGCCTATTCCACCACAGTATCTCACAGGTAGACATCTCCACGCCTTGTTTTTAACCCTTGTTAGTTCTGTGGATAAAGAACTAGGCGATCTCTTGCACGATTCCACTGCTGATAAAGCTTTCACCCTCTCTCCCTTACAAATTAATTCCCCCCTTTTGAAGGGGGGTAGGGGGGGATCTAAATTGCAATACTCACATCAACAACCCATTCCCGCCGGGACTCCCTGTTGGTGGCGCATCTCTTTATTAGATGACACTCTATTTGGCAAACTTACCCAACTCTGGTTAAATCTTAATCCCAATCGCCCTTGGCATCTTGGCCCGGCTGACTTGTATATTACCAGTATTCAAGGCACACCCCAATCTATTCAACCTTGGGCAAACGCCAGTACTTATGCTCAATTATACGAAGAAGCTAGCGAGCGCAATTCTTCCATTAATCTTACCTTTTCCACGCCTACCGCCTTCCGTCAAGGACAGTATGATACTACTCTTCCTACCAGAGAATCTGTTTTCAATTCCCTACTTTCGCGGTGGAATAAATACAGTGGCATAGAATTTACTCAGATTGCCATTGAGTCAATATTTCCCTCATTTGTCAATATTCACACAGAAATATTAGCTGATTCTCGCAGCAAATTTATTGGCATTGTTGGCGAAGTTACTTATAAAATTTTAGGGGCAGTTGAACCAATACAAATTAAGCAAATTAACGCTTTAGCTGACTTTGCTTTATATAGCGGTGTTGGCAGAAAAACAACTATGGGGATGGGGATGACACGACGGCTGTATTCTCCCTAA